One genomic segment of Coffea arabica cultivar ET-39 chromosome 6e, Coffea Arabica ET-39 HiFi, whole genome shotgun sequence includes these proteins:
- the LOC113697298 gene encoding putative pentatricopeptide repeat-containing protein At5g52630 → MVLPLLQDPPQFSRPSPPIHTLPYKPPKNPLNQQCFQENFRIICNFLLSLTRSGSLLKGQALHSHIVKSGIQIIPLVSHHLINLYSKLQRPFDSQFVFEEAPFKSSTTWSSMISTFAQNDLPILALSYFREMLYNGFAPDEHILPSAVKACAIMSRHDVGMSMHCLAVKNAMNLDVYVGSSLVDMYAKCAELGYARKLFDEMPERNIVSWSGMIYGYAQMGEDNEALGLFKRALEGGLSLNDFTFSSVIRVCGNSTLLELGRQMHSLCVKMNCDSSSFVGSSLISLYSKCGVVENACQVFNEAVDKNLGMWNSMLIACAQHGHTKKVFELFGRMKSCGMKPNFITILCVLYACSHAGLVKEGNYYFGLMKEYGIEPGDQHYASMVDLLGRAGKLEEATKLIKEMPIQPTESVWGALLTGCRLHGNTELAAYAADRILELGSVSSGFNVLLSNAYAAVGRYEEAAKARKMLRDRGVKKETGLSWVEEGNRVHTFAAGERQHFKSKEIYEKLGELENEMELAGYVMDTSQVLRAVGNEEKSEAIRYHSERLAIAFALITFPPERPIRIMKNLRVCGDCHTAIKFMSKCTGRLIIVRDNKRFHHFSGGECSCGDYW, encoded by the coding sequence ATGGTTCTCCCTCTCCTCCAAGATCCACCCCAATTCTCCCGCCCATCACCACCTATTCACACCCTTCCCTATAAACCTCCCAAAAACCCATTAAACCAGCAATGTTTTCAGGAGAACTTCAGGATAATATGCAATTTCTTGCTTTCCCTTACTCGCTCAGGCTCCCTTCTCAAAGGCCAAGCCTTGCATTCCCACATCGTCAAGTCTGGGATTCAGATAATTCCATTAGTTTCCCACCACTTAATCAACTTGTATTCAAAGCTTCAACGCCCATTTGACTCCCAGTTTGTTTTCGAGGAAGCACCTTTTAAGTCATCAACCACCTGGAGCTCTATGATTTCCACGTTTGCCCAAAATGATCTGCCTATTTTAGCATTATCGTACTTCCGGGAAATGCTTTATAATGGGTTTGCTCCAGATGAGCATATTTTGCCTAGCGCTGTTAAGGCTTGTGCGATCATGAGTAGGCATGATGTTGGGATGTCAATGCATTGTCTTGCAGTGAAAAATGCAATGAATTTGGACGTGTATGTTGGAAGTTCTTTGGTGGATATGTACGCAAAATGTGCGGAATTGGGGTATGCGAGGAAGTTGTTTGACGAAATGCCTGAGAGAAACATTGTCTCGTGGAGTGGGATGATCTATGGGTATGCGCAGATGGGGGAGGATAATGAAGCTTTGGGTCTTTTTAAGAGGGCGTTGGAGGGGGGTTTGAGTTTAaacgactttaccttttcaagtgtgattcgTGTTTGTGGAAATTCTACGTTGCTGGAGTTGGGGAGACAAATGCATAGCTTGTGTGTGAAGATGAATTGTGATTCTTCGAGTTTTGTGGGAAGTTCTTTGATATCTCTGTACTCGAAGTGCGGCGTTGTAGAGAATGCTTGTCAGGTTTTCAATGAGGCAGTTGATAAGAATTTAGGAATGTGGAATTCAATGTTGATTGCTTGTGCTCAACATGGACACACAAAGAAGgtgtttgagttgtttgggAGAATGAAGAGTTGTGGGATGAAGCCAAATTTTATAACCATTTTGTGTGTGCTTTATGCGTGCAGTCATGCGGGGCTAGTCAAAGAAGGTAACTACTATTTTGGATTAATGAAGGAGTATGGCATTGAGCCAGGGGATCAGCATTATGCTTCCATGGTGGACTTGCTTGGGCGAGCTGGGAAATTGGAGGAGGCTACGAAGCTTATCAAGGAAATGCCAATTCAACCAACAGAATCTGTATGGGGAGCTCTACTGACCGGCTGCCGACTTCATGGTAATACCGAGTTGGCGGCCTATGCAGCTGATAGGATCCTTGAATTAGGTTCAGTAAGTTCAGGCTTTAACGTTCTGTTATCAAATGCTTATGCAGCTGTTGGTAGGTATGAAGAAGCGGCCAAAGCCAGAAAGATGTTAAGGGATCGAGGAGTGAAGAAAGAAACTGGTTTAAGTTGGGTTGAGGAAGGAAATAGGGTCCATACATTTGCTGCAGGGGAAAGGCAACATTTTAAATCTAAGGAAATTTATGAAAAACTTGGGGAACTAGAGAATGAAATGGAGCTAGCTGGCTATGTTATGGACACCAGTCAAGTGTTGCGAGCAGTTGGCAATGAAGAGAAGAGTGAAGCAATTAGGTATCATAGTGAAAGATTAGCTATTGCATTTGCACTAATAACCTTTCCACCTGAAAGGCCAATTAGAATTATGAAGAACTTGCGAGTTTGTGGTGATTGTCACACAGCTATTAAGTTTATGTCGAAGTGCACTGGAAGATTAATCATTGTGAGAGATAACAAACGGTTCCATCATTTTTCGGGTGGGGAATGTTCCTGTGGTGATTATTGGTGA